The window TCACGCCGCCGGAGAGCGACTCGACGAAGCTGTCCAGCCCGAACCCCACCAGGGCCACGCTCCCGGCCACCGCCCCCGCCGCCACCGACGCCGCCCCCTCCAGCAGGTTGTAGCCGACGGTGAAGTACGACAGCCACAGCGCGCGGCGGCTCAGCGCCCTCTCGTCCATGCGCGGCGCTCGTTCCTCAGCGGGGCCCGGCGGACCCGTGCCGTGCCGCCACTTCCCGGCGTCCGCCGTAGCGCCGGACGAGGGAGTCGCGGACCGGGTCGAAAGGCAGGCGCTCGATCACGCGCCTGAGCACCTCGTCCGTGGCGGGGTCGGTGGACGCCCCGCGCGAGAGAGCCTGCAGCTCCATGAACGACCTGAGCCTGCCGGCGTCCGCGGCCAGGGTGTGCCTTCCGCGCACGGTCCTGACGACGACCTTCTTCGCGGGAGAGCCGAGCTCGCCCAGGCGCTTCCAGTCCATCCCCCTGCTGACCAGGTGGACGGTCTCGCCGGGCTGCACCAGCCTTCCCCCGGAATCGATCGCCGCCTCCCAGCCCGGGGCGTCCCAGCCCACCGTCCAGACGTACGACGCGCCCTTCCCGGCGTTGGCCAGGTCGACGACCAGGTAGTACAGCAGGTCGTCCCTCACGTGGACCGTCTCGTACGCGACGGAGAACGCTTCCTTCCTTTCCGTCGCCTCCCGGAGCTGCCACACGAGGGCGACCCCCACCAGCAGGAGCCCGACGAGCACGGACGCACGGTCCGCCGGCGTCCAGTGCCCCGGTGTTTCGCCCGTCGCTCCCAGCGGCTGCATCGACTGCTCGGTCGTATGGTTCCCGCGATCATTCCGGCACCGCTCCCCCGAATCCGCCCATCCAGCCTCCGCCTGAAAGTGATTTGCACCGCATGTTTCCGGCCGCTGGTCCCCGGTCCGTGCGGTGTTGACGATCCGTGTCCCGCACGATACATCATTACCTGCTGATACGTACCCTTCCGCCCCGCGCGCCCATGACGCCGTCGACCGCACCCGCCCCGCTCGCCACGCGCGGCAAGCTCTTCCACGGCCTCGCAGACCCCTCGCGGCTGGCGATCCTCGAGGCGCTCCGGGAGGGGCCGCGCACCGTCTCCGACATCGTCGCCGCGACGGGGCTCGGGCAGCCGAACGTGTCGAACCACCTGGCGTGCCTGCTGGGGTGCGGGCTGGTGTCACGCGAGCCGGCCGGGCGCCGCGCCTTCTACCGTCTGAGCGATCCCCGCGTCGACGCGCTCCTCTCGCTCGCCGACGAGCTCCTGGCCGACGTGGCGCGCGGGGTCGAGAGCTGCCCGCGGAACCCGCGCTGCTGATCGCATTCGCATCTCATCCTCCGATCCCGATGCGCATCCCTCCACTTCCGCTCGCCGCCCTCGCGCTCCTGCTCGCGACGGCTTCGCACGTCCGGGCGCAGTCCGCGCGCGTGACGGTGCGCGTTCGCGCGGGCGAGGCGCCGGTGGCGGGCGCGCGCGCCGTCCTCGGCCGGGCCGCGGCGGCGACGGACAGCGCGGGGACGGCGGTGCTGGCGGCCGCGCGCGGGCCGGCCCGGCTGGTGGTGACGAAGCCCGGGTTCGCGCGGGCGTCGCTCGGCCTCACCGTGGCGGCGGACACCACGGTGGAGGTGGCGCTGGAGCCGCGCGAGGAGGCGGAGGTGGAGGTCGAGGCGCTGGTGGTGACCGCCACGCGCAGCGAGCAGCGCATCGAGGACGTGCCGGTGCGCGTGGAGGTGCTCGCGCGCGAGGAGGTGGAGGAGAAGATGCTGATGACGCCCGGCGACGTGGCGATGCTGCTCAACGAGACGAGCGGCCTGCGCGTCCAGAGCACCTCGCCGTCGCTGGGGGGCGCCACCGTGCGCGTGCAGGGCCTGCGCGGCCGCTACACGCAGGTGCTCTCCGACGGGCTCCCCCTCTACGGCGGCCAGAGCGGCGCGCTGGGGCTGCTGCAGATCCCGCCGATGGACCTGGGGCAGGTGGAGGTGATCAAGGGCGCGGCGTCCGCCCTCTACGGCGCCTCGGCGCTGGGCGGCGTGGTGAACCTGGTGTCGCGCCGCCCCGCGCCCGAGGCCGAGCGCGAGCTGCTCCTGAACGCCACCACGCTGGGCGGCGCGGACGCCGTCTTCTGGTCGTCGCGGAAGTGGGGGCGCGGGGGCTACACCCTGCTCGCGGGCGGCCACCGCCAGGCCGACGCCGACGTGGACGGCGACCGCTGGGCCGACCTCCCCGCCTACCGCCGCGCCGTGGTGCGCCCGCGCCTCTTCTGGGACGACGGCGCGGGCCGCTCGCTCTTCGCCACCCTGGGCGGCACGGTGGAGGACCGCGAGGGCGGCGGCCGGGTGGCCACGGGCGAGCTCTTCCCCGAGGAGCTCGCGACGCGGCGCGCGGACGCCGGGCTGGTCGGCCGCTTCCTGCTGGGCGAGGGGCGGCTCCTCTCGCTGCGCGCCTCGGCGATGGCGCAGCGGCACCGCCACACCTTCGGCGACGCCGTCGAGCGCGACCTGCACCGCACCGCCTTCGCGGAAGCCTCGCTCGGCGGCGCGGGGGGCGCCCACACCTGGGTGGCCGGCGCCGCGCTGCAGCTGGAGCGCTACGACGCGCGCGACGTCCCCCGCTTCGAGTTCGAGCACGCCATCTCCTCACTCTTCGCGCAGGACGAGGTCCGGTTCTCGGAGGCGCTCTCGCTGCTGGCGAGCGCGCGGGTGGACCGGCACAGCGAGTTCGGCGCCTTCTTCAACCCGCGCCTCTCCGCGCTCCTGCGCCCCGCCGAGGGGTGGAGCGTGCGCGCCTCCGCCGGCACCGGCTACTACGCGCCGACGCCCTTCACCGAGGAAACGGAGGCGATCGGCCTCGCCCGGCTGGCGGGGACGGCGCGGGAGGCGGAGCGCGCCCGGAGCGCCTCGCTCGACGTGGCGCGCACCGCCGGGGCCCTGGAGCTGAACGCCACCCTCTTCGGCTCGCTCATCGACGACGCGGTCGCCCTGCGGCCGGCCCCCGGCGGGACGGTGGAGCTGGTGAACGTGGAGGGCGAGACGCGCACCTGGGGCACGGAGCTGCTCGCCCGCTGGGTGCAGGGGCCGTGGCACGTGACCGCCACGCACACCTTCACCCGCTCGACGGAGCCGGACCCGGACGGCGCCGGCCGCCGCGAGGTGCCGCTCACGCCGCGGCACCAGGTGGGGGTGGTGGGGATGTGGGAGGCGGAGGGAGAGGGGCGCGTGGGCGTGGAGCTGTACTACACGGGCCGCCAGGCGCTGGAGGAGAACCCGTACCGCGCGGCGAGCCGCCCCTTCGTGATCCTGGGCCTGCTGGCCGAGCGGCGGATCGGCCGGGCGCGCGTCTTCGTCAACGCCGAGAACCTGCTGGACGCCCGCCAGACGCGCTGGGACCCGCTGGTCCTCCCCTCCCGCTCCCCCGAAGGCCGCTGGACGACGGACCTGTGGGCGCCCGCGGAGGGGCGGGTGGTCAACGCGGGCGTGCGTCTCGAGTTGTGATACCACTTTGCAGAGCATCGTTCGGGTACAGCTTTCTGATAGAGCATCACACAGAGGACACAGAGGACACAGAGAAACTTCACTCGCGTCTTCAGTTCCTCCGTGTTCTCTGTGTCCTCTGTGTGATTCCAATCTGTTCGGAACCAGAACAATGCTCGGCAATCTGGTATGATGCCGGTTCCAGGGATAGTTCCGGATGGATTCCGATCCTCCGGCGAACGGCGAAAAGGCCTCACACGGAGTCAACGGAGTCAACAGAGAACCCCCGCAGTTCTCCGTTAACTCCGTTTCCTCCGTGTGAGACATTCAGTGATGGATCTCGATCCCGACCGCGCCCCTGCGTCTCCGCGTGATTTCCAGCCTGTTCCGTGACGGTCCGGCCGGGCGCTAGGCGTACTCGCGGAGCGCCTCCTCGATCCGGTCGAGCAGCTCCGCCATCTCCACCAGGACCCGCGGGTTGGGGAGCGAGGCGCCCGGCTGCCGGACTCCCCCGTGCGGGAGCGGCCGGCGCCGGCGGCCCTTCTCGATCCGGGAGTGCAGGGCCGAGAGGATCGCCAGGGGGATCGCCCGCCCGAGGCGCTGCCGGTCCGCGTCGTCGATGAGGTCGGTGGCGGGGTCGCGCCAGGGGGTGTCGGAGCGCAGCTGGCGGATGGCCTGCCCGGCCAGCTCGCTCCAGTACGCGGTCGCCGAGTCGGTGGCCGCGGGCTCGGCGAACCAGGTCCGGATCTCCCGGGCGGCCCACTGCAGCTGCGGGGTCGGCCAGTTGGTCTCGACGGCTTCCACGCCCACCGTGCTCGGGTCGCGCTGCGACTCGCGCAGCAGGTCGATGAGCTCCCTCAGGCGCGCGGGGAGCGCCTCCTCCTCCTCGGGCGCGGGCCGGCTCAGCACCCAGCCGCTGATCTGCTCGACGTGCCGCCCCCTCAGCGAGATGATCGCGTCGAGGCCGAAGGTGGCGGCGGAGAGCTCCCGGATGTCCGCCCAGTCGCGCAGCCAGCGGTCGCCGCTCTCCCGCATGGCGTCCTGGGCGGTCGGCCCGGCCTCCGCGCCGTCCCCGCCCGCCGCGGCGCCGCCCGGCAGCGGGTACTGCCGGACGCCCTCGAACTTGAAGACCGAGGCGTTCTGGTGGTCTCCGCGCCCGTCCACGGTCCACTCCTCGGTCCAGTCGGCGGAGATGGTCATCAGCAGCGCGCCGCACCCGTCCTTGAGGTCCAGGATCTTCCACCCCGTGATCTGGTCCTTCCACAGCGCCACGGTGCGCTTGCGCTCCTCCGAGTCGGGGTCTTCCAGCGAGCGCGACCGGCAGCTCATCCCGGCGCAGGTGAGCGACAGCACCGCGGTGCCGGGATCGTCGGCGAAGACGCTGGCGTAGCGCGCGGCCCAGCGGTGCTTCAACTGCGGCCCGTCCATCAGCAGGGCCGTCAGGAGCGTCGGCCCCACGCCGCGGATCAGCTCGGACACGGGCTCGAGCTGCGCCAGGTCTTCGCAGATCAGCGGGCAGAGCGCCAGCCACCCGGTGGGGGTCAGGAAGGTCAGCCGGCGCTGGGCCACCGGGATCATCTCGTACCAGTTGCGGGTGGTGGCGAAGCGCCCCTCCAGGCAGTACTGCAGGATCTGGTTGCGGTCGATCTTCCAGCGGTGGTGCTTGCGCTGCGACAGCTCGTACCAGCTCTGGGCGAAGTAGACGGCGAGCCGCACCTCGTTCAGGTCGCCGAAGACGGGGTCGCGGTTGTGGATGCCCGTGATGAGCAGCGGTACGTGCTCGATGCGGCCTTCGCGGCGCGCGTCGCGCAGCTTCCACATCAGCGCCTCGTACTCGGCCTTGGTCAGCGCCAGCTCGGGGAAGACGAGCATGTGCAGCCTGCCCACCTCCTCGTTCACCTGCCGCACCAGCCTCACCACGCCGTCCAGGCGGGCGTGGCTGTCCTCGCCCGGGGGGTCGTAGCGGAAGTAGCGCACCGACTCGAAGGTGTCGCGCAGGGGGTAGAACGTGTTCTCCTCGACCTCGGCGGGCCAGGGGACCATGAGGATGTTGATGGTGTTCTCCTCGATGTTGGCCCAGGGCACCGTGCGCCACATGACCTCCACCTCGGAGCTGTGGAACGTCACCTGGTGCGACACCGAGCGCAGCGTGAGCCCCGACTGCGGCGTGCGCATCTTGGGCAGGACGATGCCGTGGTGCTTGGAGACGGCTGAGAGCGAGCCGCGCGCGGTGAGGAGGAGGTTCGCCAGGCAGTGGGCCAGGGCGTGCTCGGTGGCCGGCGCCACCAGGAGGCCGAACCCGGTGCACGCCTCGTCGGCCACGCAGTGCGCGATCACCAGGTTCCGGCACAGGCGCTTCGCCTCGGGGGTGGCGAGCACGCGCAGCTGCTCCACCGTGACGACGGGGGCCAGTTCCTCGATCTCGGCCAGCGCGTCCAGCAGGAACGGGGCTTCGGCCACCGGCTCCAGCGGCGCGGGGACGTCCGGCGTCAGCCGCCACAGCGGGCCGTCCGCCCCCTCGGGCGCGCCGCGCGCCAGGAGCGCGCTGATCCCTTCCAGCCAGGCCATGGCGCAGCGCTCGGCCCGCGGCTGCCACCCCGCCTCGCGCGGCCAGTCGGGAGAGATGATGTGGCGGTAGCACCCGGTCTGGCGCAGCAGGATGGAGGTGAGCGCGAACACGTCGGGCGGCCAGAAGAGCCAGTCGGAAGGAAACGCCCACTCGGGCGCGATGCTCTCGGCCAGGTACTTGACCGTCCAGCGCGGACGTGAGGCAGGCATGAGCACCTCCGCGAAAAAATCGTCCAACGGATCTGCCGCGGCGGGGGAGGCCGCGTTCACCAGAGGCCGGACCTGGAAGAAGAGACGGACCGCCGCCCGGGCATTCCCCCGGGCCGCCGGGCGCCCGCTCCCCAGCAATGGATCGCCGGCGCGGCGGCCGCGCAATAGTTCCGGAAACGGCAACTCCGGGACGGCGCCGGTCCGCCGTGCTGGTCGGCGGGACGGGCGCGCACGCCGGCCCGCACGCCCACACGCACCCGGCGCTGGAGGGCGGAGCGGTGGCGCTGGCCGCGCACACGGGGGCGATGTTCCTGGTGATGAGCGTCGCGGCGCTCGCGGTCTACCGTGTGCTCGGCGTGGAATTCCTGCGCCGGGTGTGGGTCAACTTCGACGCCTTATGGACGGGGGCGATGTTCCTCGCCGGCGTGGTTACGCTCCTCGCGCGGTAGGCCGATCGCGATCTCCGTGGACGTGAAACGCGAAAAGCTCCCGGGCCACGCGGCCCGGGAGCTTCTCGCATCTTGATAGTCGAGCGGCGTCAGTCCGCCGCGACGGCGCTCCGGCCGCGGCCGCCGCGGCCCCTGCGACGGCGGCGGCGCTGGGCCCCGTCCGTCCCGGCGGCGGGCGGACCGGCGTGCGGCCGGCCGTCGCGCTGCGTCGGAGCGGCCTGACGGTCCGCGCTCGCCGCGGCGCGGGCCTTGGCGTCGCGCCGGGCGTGGATCTGCCGGGTGCGCTCGGCCTTGGCGGCGGCCCGGGCCTCGGCCTCGGCCTGCGCCTGGGCCTTGCGCTCGACCTTGGCGGCGGCGCGCGCCCGCTGCTCGGCCTTCTCGGCGCGGATCTGCGCGATGCGGTCCTTGAGCGGGATCTCCAGCTTGTCGTCGTGCCTGCGGGTGTAGTCGAAGCCGGCCAGCATGCGCCGCTCGATGCGCCTGCCCAGCGCCC is drawn from Longimicrobium sp. and contains these coding sequences:
- a CDS encoding metalloregulator ArsR/SmtB family transcription factor is translated as MTPSTAPAPLATRGKLFHGLADPSRLAILEALREGPRTVSDIVAATGLGQPNVSNHLACLLGCGLVSREPAGRRAFYRLSDPRVDALLSLADELLADVARGVESCPRNPRC
- a CDS encoding TonB-dependent receptor is translated as MRIPPLPLAALALLLATASHVRAQSARVTVRVRAGEAPVAGARAVLGRAAAATDSAGTAVLAAARGPARLVVTKPGFARASLGLTVAADTTVEVALEPREEAEVEVEALVVTATRSEQRIEDVPVRVEVLAREEVEEKMLMTPGDVAMLLNETSGLRVQSTSPSLGGATVRVQGLRGRYTQVLSDGLPLYGGQSGALGLLQIPPMDLGQVEVIKGAASALYGASALGGVVNLVSRRPAPEAERELLLNATTLGGADAVFWSSRKWGRGGYTLLAGGHRQADADVDGDRWADLPAYRRAVVRPRLFWDDGAGRSLFATLGGTVEDREGGGRVATGELFPEELATRRADAGLVGRFLLGEGRLLSLRASAMAQRHRHTFGDAVERDLHRTAFAEASLGGAGGAHTWVAGAALQLERYDARDVPRFEFEHAISSLFAQDEVRFSEALSLLASARVDRHSEFGAFFNPRLSALLRPAEGWSVRASAGTGYYAPTPFTEETEAIGLARLAGTAREAERARSASLDVARTAGALELNATLFGSLIDDAVALRPAPGGTVELVNVEGETRTWGTELLARWVQGPWHVTATHTFTRSTEPDPDGAGRREVPLTPRHQVGVVGMWEAEGEGRVGVELYYTGRQALEENPYRAASRPFVILGLLAERRIGRARVFVNAENLLDARQTRWDPLVLPSRSPEGRWTTDLWAPAEGRVVNAGVRLEL